Proteins encoded in a region of the Nitrospira sp. genome:
- a CDS encoding PBP1A family penicillin-binding protein has translation MPRDDPFFEIQTRPPRRLRRWQVALIGFLAVTIVGVTTVAGIIWYFSQDLPSLDLLQNYQPSLVTTVYSDDRQPIGQFYIERRILTPLPEIPKTLTQAVIATEDARFFEHPGLDFIGMLRAAWTNIRHGGKKVEGASTITQQLARSLFLSSERSYERKIRELILAYKMEVVSGKEQILETYLNQIYFGQGAYGVGSAAHSYFGKDVRSLTLAESAFLGGLPKSPSRFSPFTAYDLAKKRQEHVLARMEEVGFIRAAEREAAAREKLNFHRPGSEHLAPYFVEYVRQLLVAKYGESMVYKGGLQIYTTLNLEMQKAAESALLNGVRELDKREGWRGPRRTVDLATFQPSALAQTDQLLKPGYLGEGVVLKVAKDHYVIQVGAFTAKLAFDDMAWAKRILKGPDPAVDFVVNPNLKQLLKPGDVIEIGVKKLTKDGVQLTLEQTPIVEGGLIAIDPKGGAIRAMVGGYDFSRSEYNRAVQAHRQPGSAFKPLIYATAMSQGLSPATQILDAPVVYEQEEEDKIWKPENYGRKFHGMVSLRDALAQSHNLATVRLLDKVGVKNVIELSRTVGVTSPLPADLSLGLGTSSVGLMELTSVYGVFLNQGNRVEPFAVKSVKDNQGKTLEVTEPEPHEVIAKETAYLITNMMEDVVQRGTGQAAKVLGRPIAGKTGTTNDYINAWFIGGTPNLVTGVYVGFDDRRSLGESETGARSALPIWTAFMKEALKQLPVVPFEIPDGVTFVKVDAATGLLESEQEGEEEKGTVELFAKGSEPTQAAQRRLDPTDFYKLDQIPEGQPIGDDNLQPP, from the coding sequence ATGCCACGAGATGACCCGTTCTTTGAAATTCAGACAAGACCACCCCGTCGCCTACGCCGGTGGCAGGTCGCCTTAATCGGTTTCTTGGCTGTCACCATCGTGGGAGTCACGACGGTCGCAGGAATCATCTGGTACTTTTCCCAAGATCTTCCATCGCTCGACCTGCTCCAAAACTATCAACCTAGTTTGGTCACCACCGTCTATTCGGATGATCGCCAACCCATCGGCCAGTTCTATATCGAGCGCCGCATTCTGACTCCGCTCCCTGAAATTCCAAAGACGCTGACACAGGCCGTCATTGCGACGGAAGACGCGCGGTTTTTCGAGCATCCGGGATTGGACTTTATCGGGATGCTCCGGGCGGCTTGGACGAACATTCGTCACGGAGGGAAGAAGGTCGAAGGCGCCAGTACGATCACGCAACAGTTGGCTCGTTCGCTCTTTCTCTCGTCCGAGCGGTCCTATGAACGGAAGATTCGTGAGCTCATTCTCGCGTATAAAATGGAGGTGGTCTCCGGTAAGGAGCAGATCCTTGAAACCTACTTGAACCAGATCTATTTCGGGCAAGGAGCCTATGGCGTCGGTTCCGCGGCTCACTCCTATTTCGGGAAAGATGTCAGATCTCTGACTCTTGCCGAATCCGCATTCCTAGGCGGTCTGCCGAAGTCGCCGAGTCGGTTTTCTCCTTTTACCGCCTATGATTTGGCGAAGAAGCGCCAAGAGCATGTGCTCGCCAGAATGGAGGAGGTCGGGTTTATCAGAGCGGCGGAACGGGAAGCGGCTGCTCGTGAAAAACTGAATTTCCATCGACCGGGAAGCGAACATCTTGCGCCGTATTTCGTTGAATACGTCCGTCAACTGCTTGTGGCGAAGTACGGCGAGTCGATGGTGTACAAAGGCGGTCTCCAGATTTACACGACCCTGAATTTGGAGATGCAAAAAGCGGCTGAATCAGCGCTCTTGAACGGAGTTCGCGAGCTCGACAAACGGGAAGGGTGGCGAGGGCCTCGGCGGACCGTCGATTTGGCGACTTTCCAGCCCTCGGCCCTGGCCCAGACGGATCAGCTGCTCAAACCCGGGTATCTGGGTGAAGGGGTCGTCTTAAAGGTTGCGAAGGATCACTATGTGATTCAAGTCGGCGCATTTACCGCGAAGCTGGCGTTTGACGACATGGCGTGGGCCAAGCGGATTCTCAAGGGGCCGGATCCCGCAGTGGATTTCGTCGTGAATCCGAATCTCAAGCAACTCCTGAAGCCCGGGGATGTCATCGAAATCGGCGTGAAAAAACTCACCAAGGACGGAGTGCAACTCACGCTGGAGCAGACGCCGATCGTCGAAGGAGGACTGATCGCGATCGATCCCAAAGGGGGTGCGATTCGGGCGATGGTGGGCGGCTATGATTTCTCCCGCAGTGAATACAACCGGGCGGTGCAGGCTCACCGGCAGCCGGGGTCCGCGTTCAAACCCCTCATTTATGCGACCGCGATGAGTCAAGGATTGAGTCCCGCCACACAGATCCTCGATGCCCCGGTCGTCTACGAGCAGGAAGAAGAGGACAAGATTTGGAAGCCGGAGAACTATGGCCGTAAGTTTCACGGCATGGTGAGCCTCAGAGATGCGCTGGCTCAGTCACACAATCTTGCGACAGTTCGGTTGTTGGACAAGGTCGGCGTGAAAAACGTGATCGAGCTCTCGCGTACCGTCGGGGTCACGAGTCCGCTTCCCGCCGATCTATCCCTGGGACTCGGCACATCGTCGGTCGGCTTGATGGAGTTGACTTCGGTGTACGGTGTATTTTTGAATCAGGGGAATCGCGTGGAACCCTTTGCCGTCAAATCGGTCAAAGATAACCAGGGGAAGACGCTTGAAGTGACTGAGCCTGAGCCTCACGAAGTCATCGCCAAAGAAACCGCTTACTTGATTACCAACATGATGGAGGATGTCGTGCAGAGGGGAACCGGGCAGGCGGCGAAGGTTCTGGGGCGTCCGATCGCCGGGAAAACCGGCACGACGAACGACTACATCAATGCCTGGTTTATCGGTGGAACACCGAATCTGGTCACCGGCGTCTATGTCGGTTTTGATGACCGTCGCTCACTGGGAGAGAGCGAAACAGGAGCTCGTTCAGCTTTACCGATCTGGACTGCGTTTATGAAAGAGGCGCTCAAGCAGCTTCCGGTTGTCCCGTTCGAGATTCCCGACGGGGTGACTTTTGTGAAAGTCGATGCCGCTACCGGACTCCTGGAGTCGGAGCAAGAAGGAGAAGAGGAGAAGGGAACGGTTGAACTCTTTGCGAAGGGGAGTGAGCCGACTCAGGCGGCGCAGCGTCGGCTGGATCCAACCGATTTCTATAAGCTTGATCAGATCCCCGAAGGTCAACCGATCGGAGACGACAACTTGCAACCGCCCTGA
- a CDS encoding thioredoxin family protein, translated as MSTVLDVSDANYKEFTDSAGAVVTYGLATCEPCKAYDPILEATAAKFPEIKIGKAKMHVPGRCREIKKAHTFETYPTTHFFAHGKLLLTREGVVEPAELAALISDHLLT; from the coding sequence ATGAGCACCGTTCTCGACGTCAGCGACGCCAACTACAAAGAATTCACCGACAGCGCCGGTGCGGTGGTCACTTACGGCCTTGCCACCTGTGAGCCCTGCAAGGCTTACGATCCTATTCTTGAAGCGACCGCTGCGAAATTCCCCGAGATCAAAATCGGCAAGGCCAAGATGCATGTGCCGGGCCGCTGTCGTGAGATCAAGAAGGCTCACACATTTGAAACGTACCCCACTACTCATTTCTTCGCACATGGTAAATTACTGCTCACACGCGAAGGAGTCGTCGAGCCGGCCGAACTCGCAGCACTCATTTCGGACCACCTGCTCACGTAA
- a CDS encoding peroxiredoxin: MSDVAPEIKVGDTAPDFNLKDQDQKDVKLSDYKGKKNVVLCFYPLDWSPVCQGENKCLSDDFPKFQSANAELFGVSCDSFFSHKAWADSMDLKHRLLSDVHRTTAKAYGLYFEPLNCSKRATVIVDKNGKVAYAKVQEIKTAREDKDILAALAKLN; encoded by the coding sequence ATGAGCGATGTAGCACCGGAAATCAAAGTGGGCGATACGGCCCCGGACTTCAATCTCAAGGATCAAGACCAGAAGGACGTGAAGTTGAGCGACTACAAGGGCAAGAAAAACGTCGTGCTCTGCTTTTATCCTCTGGATTGGAGTCCTGTTTGCCAGGGTGAAAACAAGTGCTTGAGCGATGACTTCCCCAAGTTCCAATCCGCCAATGCGGAGTTGTTCGGCGTCAGCTGCGACAGCTTCTTTTCCCACAAGGCCTGGGCGGACTCCATGGACCTCAAGCACCGCCTTTTGTCCGACGTGCATCGGACGACGGCCAAGGCGTATGGCCTCTACTTTGAACCGCTGAACTGTTCCAAACGCGCGACCGTGATCGTCGATAAGAACGGCAAGGTCGCCTACGCGAAGGTGCAGGAAATCAAGACGGCGCGAGAGGACAAGGACATCCTCGCCGCCCTTGCGAAGTTGAACTGA
- a CDS encoding DUF3883 domain-containing protein produces the protein MTITEETRKDPRTAREVLERLLPDLQGRKACLRFLCDSIQLAHQLSPSSWGITLQKNLVRFNVGHIEVMTIDQDRIHVVLDRDTKPPNLDTLVDIHIDPKTPLYQSLKCSLGCEFLHAKANHALALIGDSHVRLVRQAAITPRHNMTASAHSPGVLLYLEEELGIQLPNPDYSAASKLKLSVLTFQAQFERFKKALIGRSGEEFRSFREGVPLEWEGYKEHVRTKARALLEFSQWKDKDIGTGRILDRVIDAIEINEGPNLRNNLVAWMPRYGPKSVSHWVLKEARQDEAKRAQLERAIYDLFRSGKSEGQLFESLRSQGVGHYDLMAYIFFLKDWDRFMPISTTNFDQAFRDLGIGLRTTRQCSWDSYCRYNEALHQVLNALRDVTELEDARLIDAHSFCWMLVRLKPPAAAPGPIIPLPKVVVGLQAVSVQAGELTTKTKFNKVDEDQFVERDAARRRLGKLAQDIAIQSEQKRLRDAGHPNPEQVVQPVWDEPGRGYDILSRELDGTRRYIEVKAARQSGQALSFFLTQNEWEQSRLKSNYFFYLVLNAESGRPDVLVIKSGEISPASLAPLNYMASLRTPGD, from the coding sequence ATGACAATTACCGAAGAGACTAGAAAAGATCCAAGGACTGCTCGCGAAGTGCTGGAACGGTTACTTCCAGACCTGCAGGGCCGGAAGGCGTGCCTCCGTTTTCTCTGCGATTCCATTCAACTGGCTCATCAGCTGTCGCCAAGTAGTTGGGGGATCACGCTTCAGAAAAATCTAGTTAGGTTTAATGTAGGCCACATCGAGGTAATGACCATTGATCAAGATAGAATTCATGTTGTGCTCGATCGTGATACGAAGCCGCCTAATTTGGACACTCTCGTCGACATTCATATTGACCCTAAGACCCCTTTATACCAGTCATTGAAATGCTCCTTAGGTTGTGAGTTTCTGCATGCCAAGGCCAATCACGCCTTGGCCTTGATAGGTGATTCGCATGTCCGTCTTGTGCGGCAGGCGGCGATAACTCCGCGTCATAATATGACGGCAAGCGCCCATTCGCCAGGAGTGCTGCTTTATCTTGAAGAAGAGCTGGGTATCCAATTACCAAATCCGGATTATTCAGCGGCCTCAAAGCTCAAGCTCAGTGTGCTTACCTTTCAGGCCCAGTTTGAACGGTTCAAGAAAGCTCTGATCGGAAGGTCCGGGGAAGAATTCCGTTCCTTCCGAGAAGGAGTTCCCCTGGAGTGGGAAGGTTACAAGGAACATGTCCGCACGAAGGCCAGGGCTCTGCTCGAGTTTTCGCAGTGGAAAGATAAAGACATCGGCACGGGCCGGATTTTGGATCGAGTGATCGACGCGATTGAGATTAATGAGGGGCCCAACCTAAGAAACAATCTTGTTGCATGGATGCCGCGGTATGGCCCAAAGAGTGTTTCGCATTGGGTGCTCAAAGAAGCGCGCCAGGACGAGGCGAAAAGGGCTCAGCTGGAACGAGCAATTTACGACCTGTTTCGATCTGGCAAATCAGAGGGACAACTCTTCGAGTCGTTGCGAAGCCAAGGAGTCGGTCATTACGACCTGATGGCGTACATTTTCTTTCTCAAAGACTGGGACCGTTTCATGCCCATTTCGACGACAAACTTCGATCAAGCGTTTCGTGACTTGGGTATTGGCTTACGGACGACTCGGCAATGTTCTTGGGACAGCTATTGCCGCTACAACGAGGCCTTGCACCAAGTGCTTAATGCCTTGCGAGATGTTACGGAATTAGAAGATGCCCGATTAATTGATGCTCATTCATTCTGCTGGATGCTGGTCCGTCTCAAACCACCAGCCGCAGCACCTGGGCCGATCATTCCCTTGCCCAAGGTGGTGGTAGGCCTGCAGGCGGTGTCAGTACAGGCGGGAGAGCTCACCACTAAAACGAAGTTTAACAAAGTGGACGAAGATCAGTTCGTTGAGCGAGATGCTGCTCGGAGGCGCTTGGGGAAACTGGCCCAAGACATCGCGATACAGTCAGAACAAAAGCGTTTGCGCGATGCGGGGCATCCCAATCCGGAACAAGTGGTTCAGCCTGTCTGGGATGAGCCAGGTCGAGGCTACGATATTCTTTCGCGCGAACTCGATGGCACCCGACGCTACATCGAAGTGAAAGCGGCACGACAATCGGGGCAGGCGCTCTCATTTTTCCTGACACAAAACGAATGGGAACAAAGTCGCTTGAAGTCGAACTACTTCTTTTATCTGGTCCTCAATGCCGAGTCGGGGAGACCGGATGTCCTCGTTATTAAAAGTGGAGAAATTTCTCCAGCCAGTCTCGCTCCATTAAATTACATGGCCTCGCTTCGAACTCCCGGCGATTGA
- a CDS encoding polysaccharide deacetylase family protein, with amino-acid sequence MIDLLRKTYRRLRSIPLFVIGTITHVSTSKPAVALTFDDGPNPDCTPRLLDVLQRHHAKATFFMVGQAAERHPDIVKKVAAAGHAIGNHSWDHPSFPLLTGRERRAQIRACAKAIAPYAQQIFRPPYADQNLLSRLDALWLGYQVIAYDSTAIDWLDHDADWMKSRIMRRIRNGSIILFHDSLFRHSEDRYVDREPMLNAVDMLLTELGGRLSFMTVPELLRQGSPQRQYWHKQTDIDFLNGLKGPYGEARRYSRVG; translated from the coding sequence ATGATAGATTTGCTAAGAAAAACATATAGACGGTTAAGATCGATTCCCCTCTTTGTTATTGGAACGATCACGCATGTCTCGACATCAAAGCCGGCCGTAGCTCTTACCTTCGACGATGGTCCGAACCCTGATTGCACACCTCGCTTGCTTGATGTTTTGCAACGACATCATGCGAAGGCGACGTTTTTCATGGTGGGTCAGGCTGCAGAGCGTCATCCCGATATTGTGAAGAAGGTGGCCGCCGCCGGACACGCGATCGGCAATCATTCCTGGGATCATCCCTCCTTCCCGTTGCTCACCGGACGCGAGCGGCGGGCCCAAATCCGGGCATGCGCAAAGGCCATTGCTCCTTATGCGCAACAAATTTTCCGTCCTCCCTATGCAGACCAGAATCTGTTGTCGCGTCTCGATGCCTTGTGGCTTGGCTATCAGGTCATCGCCTATGATTCGACGGCTATAGACTGGCTCGACCACGATGCAGATTGGATGAAAAGTAGGATTATGAGGCGGATTCGCAACGGCAGCATCATCCTGTTTCATGATTCGCTCTTTCGGCATAGCGAGGATCGATATGTCGACCGAGAACCGATGTTGAATGCGGTGGACATGCTTCTAACCGAACTTGGCGGGCGCCTCAGCTTCATGACCGTTCCGGAGCTGCTCCGACAGGGAAGTCCTCAACGGCAATACTGGCACAAGCAAACCGACATCGACTTTTTGAATGGGCTCAAGGGGCCATACGGTGAGGCGAGGCGATACTCAAGAGTCGGGTAG
- a CDS encoding 2-oxoisovalerate dehydrogenase has translation MSELIFVVEEAPEGGYIARALGQSIFTEADTLAELPGKVREAVRCHFEEGMAPKIVRLHHVREEVIAV, from the coding sequence ATGAGTGAATTGATCTTTGTCGTCGAAGAAGCTCCTGAGGGCGGGTACATTGCGCGCGCACTCGGGCAGTCGATCTTCACAGAAGCGGACACGCTGGCTGAATTGCCGGGGAAAGTCCGTGAGGCAGTTCGTTGTCACTTTGAGGAAGGTATGGCCCCAAAGATCGTCCGCCTTCACCATGTCCGTGAGGAAGTTATCGCCGTATAA
- the typA gene encoding translational GTPase TypA: MATVRAPHDRRSDIRNIAIIAHVDHGKTTLVDAVLRQTHVHRKIDDMGERIMDSMDQERERGITIRAKNASVIYNGVKINIVDTPGHADFGGEVERTLRMVDGVLILVDAKEGPMPQTTFVLRKALALGHKAIVVINKIDRPDAVIDDVVNRTFDLFVHLGATDEQLDFPIVYTSAIKGIATLDVNKPGTDIIPLLDTVLEKIPAPAITVEAPLQILVLALVQDSYKGKMGIGKIQSGSIARRQNVMVLGKNGAQIPGKVSDLAVYSGLERADTEQAAAGEIVAVAGLDEVSIGDTIADAERPVALPRVSIDEPTVQMTFSVNNSPFAGREGKFLTSRHLRERLFKELETNVSLRVNETDSADRFLVAGRGELHLAVLIEQMRREGYELQVSQPEVILHREGGAVMEPYEELTIQVPENYQGTVIEEIGKRRGEMRHMRLIHSDVGTSEMHLEYHIPTRGIMGLKNVLLAKTRGTVIMHHVFSAYEPAEERDLIVAPHGSLVAFEDGASTGYAIFMTQERGAMFIGPGVDVYRGMVVGQNSRDEDLDVNVCKEKHLTNMRASGSDEALVLTPPREMTLEFALEYIGADELVEITPQNLRLRKRLLNPEDRRKARKAGK, encoded by the coding sequence ATGGCCACAGTACGCGCCCCTCATGACCGTCGCAGCGATATCCGCAACATCGCCATCATCGCCCACGTCGATCATGGCAAAACGACCTTGGTCGATGCGGTGCTCCGCCAAACTCACGTCCATCGCAAGATCGACGATATGGGCGAACGCATCATGGACTCGATGGACCAGGAACGGGAGCGTGGGATCACGATCAGGGCTAAAAACGCCAGCGTTATCTATAACGGGGTGAAAATCAACATTGTCGATACTCCAGGCCATGCCGATTTCGGCGGTGAAGTGGAACGCACGCTCCGGATGGTGGACGGTGTATTGATTTTGGTCGATGCGAAAGAGGGCCCCATGCCGCAAACGACCTTCGTGTTGCGGAAAGCCTTGGCGCTTGGGCACAAAGCCATCGTCGTCATCAACAAGATCGACCGGCCGGACGCCGTCATCGACGACGTCGTCAACCGCACCTTCGACCTGTTCGTCCATCTGGGAGCCACCGACGAACAACTCGATTTTCCGATCGTCTACACGTCGGCGATTAAAGGGATCGCCACGCTTGATGTCAACAAGCCGGGGACCGACATCATACCGTTACTCGATACCGTGCTGGAGAAGATTCCAGCCCCAGCCATTACCGTCGAGGCCCCGCTCCAAATTCTTGTGCTGGCCCTTGTGCAAGATTCCTACAAAGGTAAGATGGGGATCGGCAAGATCCAGTCCGGTTCAATCGCCCGGCGGCAGAATGTCATGGTCCTCGGCAAGAACGGCGCGCAGATTCCAGGAAAAGTGTCCGACCTCGCAGTCTATTCGGGCCTTGAACGAGCCGACACCGAACAGGCAGCCGCCGGAGAGATCGTGGCGGTGGCGGGGCTTGATGAGGTGAGCATCGGAGACACCATCGCCGACGCCGAGCGTCCGGTTGCCCTCCCGCGCGTCTCGATCGACGAGCCGACGGTTCAGATGACCTTCTCGGTGAATAACAGTCCCTTCGCCGGACGTGAAGGCAAGTTCCTGACATCACGCCATTTGCGTGAGCGCCTGTTCAAAGAACTGGAAACCAACGTGTCGCTCCGCGTCAATGAGACGGACAGCGCCGACCGCTTCCTGGTGGCGGGTCGAGGCGAACTCCATCTCGCCGTGTTGATCGAACAGATGCGGCGGGAAGGGTACGAATTGCAAGTCTCGCAACCCGAGGTCATTCTCCATCGTGAAGGCGGCGCCGTCATGGAGCCATACGAGGAGTTGACCATCCAGGTGCCGGAAAACTATCAGGGCACGGTCATCGAAGAGATCGGCAAACGTCGCGGCGAGATGCGGCACATGCGGCTCATTCACTCTGATGTCGGGACCAGTGAGATGCATTTGGAGTACCACATTCCGACCAGAGGCATCATGGGGCTGAAGAACGTGCTCCTGGCGAAGACCCGCGGGACCGTCATTATGCACCATGTGTTCTCGGCTTACGAACCGGCGGAGGAGCGGGACCTGATCGTGGCGCCACATGGCTCGCTGGTCGCCTTCGAAGACGGCGCCAGTACGGGCTATGCCATCTTCATGACACAGGAACGCGGTGCCATGTTCATCGGGCCCGGCGTCGACGTCTACCGCGGGATGGTCGTGGGCCAGAACAGCCGAGATGAGGACCTGGATGTAAACGTGTGCAAGGAGAAGCACCTCACCAACATGCGGGCCTCCGGTTCCGATGAAGCCTTGGTGCTCACCCCTCCGCGCGAAATGACGCTGGAATTCGCTTTGGAATACATCGGGGCCGATGAGCTGGTCGAGATCACCCCGCAGAACCTTCGCCTGCGGAAGCGGCTGCTGAATCCAGAAGACCGCCGCAAGGCGCGGAAAGCGGGAAAATAA
- a CDS encoding MASE1 domain-containing protein: MSRACPTCTLRLDSGLRALSPTKKGTLTETRSTSGWLRWLALVLALAALYVATARLGLMLALPPENKAPAVWPPSGIALAALLLFGHRIWPGVWLGAFLANLWDGFSTATPFPLSAHLFVSAGIATGSTLQALAGSFLIRRWTGSVRPFQQTTHAFTFAGVAMLMCLIASTLGAASLYVGGFAPAKAIPFIWWTWWLGDMTGVLTVGVFLLTWSRRPSVDWHPRQLAEAALLLLLLSTLACVIFGIVLPITGLPTPLAYLVVPFLVWATFRFGLHGAATALVLASALAVVGTAQGTGPFAQPTVETSLLLLQVFMGVLSVTVLVTAAVLTEREEVEDKVRQWESVFNQTTSSTSSVPSSTS, translated from the coding sequence GTGAGCCGTGCCTGTCCGACATGCACCTTGCGGTTAGACTCCGGTCTTCGGGCGTTATCGCCGACGAAGAAAGGAACTTTGACGGAAACACGCTCTACTTCGGGGTGGCTGCGGTGGCTGGCTCTGGTGCTGGCCCTTGCCGCCCTGTACGTCGCCACGGCCCGGCTTGGTCTGATGCTCGCCCTGCCGCCGGAGAACAAGGCGCCGGCGGTGTGGCCTCCGTCCGGCATCGCCTTGGCCGCTTTGCTGTTGTTCGGCCATCGGATCTGGCCCGGCGTCTGGCTGGGGGCATTTCTGGCGAACCTCTGGGACGGCTTCAGCACGGCCACCCCGTTCCCCCTGTCGGCTCACCTGTTCGTGTCGGCGGGCATCGCCACCGGCTCCACCCTCCAGGCTTTGGCGGGGAGCTTTCTCATCCGGCGCTGGACCGGCTCAGTTCGTCCTTTTCAACAAACCACTCACGCCTTCACGTTCGCAGGCGTGGCGATGCTCATGTGCCTGATCGCCTCTACCCTCGGCGCCGCCAGCCTATATGTGGGAGGATTCGCGCCAGCCAAGGCCATCCCCTTCATCTGGTGGACCTGGTGGCTGGGCGACATGACCGGCGTTCTCACGGTCGGGGTGTTCCTTCTGACGTGGAGCCGCCGGCCTTCAGTCGATTGGCACCCACGGCAATTGGCAGAAGCGGCGCTGTTGCTGCTGCTGTTGTCGACGCTCGCGTGCGTCATCTTTGGCATCGTCTTGCCCATCACTGGTCTCCCCACTCCGCTGGCCTATCTGGTCGTTCCTTTTCTGGTGTGGGCCACCTTCCGCTTTGGCCTGCACGGAGCGGCGACGGCCCTCGTTCTGGCGAGTGCCCTCGCCGTCGTCGGCACAGCTCAGGGCACCGGTCCGTTCGCCCAGCCGACCGTCGAAACGTCCTTGCTGCTCCTGCAAGTCTTCATGGGCGTCCTCAGCGTCACCGTGCTGGTGACGGCAGCGGTCCTCACCGAGCGCGAAGAGGTGGAGGACAAGGTACGTCAGTGGGAATCCGTATTCAATCAAACCACCTCAAGCACTTCCTCGGTGCCAAGTTCAACTTCCTGA
- a CDS encoding DEAD/DEAH box helicase family protein, translating to MTDLNKKSLSERDICTKFITPAVKQAGWDELSQIREEVGFTKGRIIVRGKLVTRGKAKRADYILYYKPNLPIALIEAKDNSHPVGGGMQQALVDRNVLIDQTMVNDFRPFGKTMAKLSTGSKTIERADGTVDELPLAVEKKHRRIDTSYEIYLGLYQAITGPEESDKLYRELSRNFFDLIVIDECHRGSAAADSAWREILDHFSSATQIGLTATPKETAYVSNIHYFGKPVFTYSLKEGIRDGFLAP from the coding sequence GTGACGGACCTCAACAAGAAATCGTTGAGCGAACGCGACATCTGTACCAAATTCATCACGCCGGCGGTGAAACAGGCGGGATGGGATGAGCTGTCGCAGATTCGCGAGGAGGTCGGGTTTACCAAAGGGCGCATCATCGTCCGGGGCAAGCTCGTTACCCGCGGGAAGGCCAAACGCGCCGACTATATTCTCTACTACAAGCCGAACCTCCCCATCGCTCTCATCGAGGCAAAAGACAACAGCCATCCCGTCGGTGGCGGCATGCAGCAGGCGCTCGTCGACCGCAACGTCTTGATCGATCAAACGATGGTCAACGACTTCCGTCCGTTTGGGAAGACGATGGCCAAACTCAGTACCGGTTCAAAGACCATCGAGCGAGCGGACGGTACGGTTGATGAGCTGCCCCTGGCCGTGGAGAAGAAGCATCGACGGATCGACACGTCCTACGAAATCTATCTCGGGCTCTATCAAGCCATTACCGGGCCGGAAGAGAGCGACAAACTCTATCGAGAGCTTTCCCGGAACTTCTTCGACCTCATCGTCATCGACGAATGCCATCGTGGCAGCGCTGCGGCGGATTCAGCCTGGCGGGAGATCCTTGACCATTTCTCCAGCGCCACCCAGATCGGCCTCACAGCCACGCCGAAAGAAACCGCGTACGTGTCCAACATTCACTACTTCGGCAAGCCGGTATTTACCTATTCGCTAAAGGAAGGCATTCGCGACGGCTTCCTCGCTCCCTAA
- a CDS encoding SDR family oxidoreductase: MDKWRRQRSGIALVTGANKGIGLEVVRQLATKQWRVFLSGRSSDSVERAAISLSSPSVTPVVLDVTDQASIDKAAKIVSETVDHLDVLVNNAGILDDHDDSALNLPADRLRRMFETNTIGPLLVIQAFVPLLRKSAAARIINVSSGVGRLTGMGPAVPAYGISKTALNGVTGKFAAALKSSGIAVNSVDPGWVRTEMGGSEAPRSVEQGADTIVWLATQAPQSMTGLFLRDRKPIPW, translated from the coding sequence TTGGATAAGTGGAGGCGCCAGAGGTCCGGCATTGCCTTGGTAACCGGCGCTAACAAGGGCATAGGCCTTGAGGTAGTCCGACAACTGGCGACAAAGCAGTGGCGGGTGTTCCTGAGCGGACGATCCTCCGATTCAGTCGAACGAGCCGCTATCTCCCTCTCTTCTCCATCCGTCACACCCGTCGTCCTCGATGTTACAGATCAAGCGAGTATCGACAAGGCTGCGAAGATCGTCTCAGAGACCGTCGATCATCTTGACGTTCTCGTGAACAATGCCGGGATCTTGGATGACCATGATGATTCGGCCCTCAATCTACCTGCCGATCGGCTCCGACGAATGTTTGAGACCAACACCATCGGTCCCTTGCTCGTCATCCAGGCTTTCGTCCCTCTGCTCCGCAAGAGTGCCGCCGCTCGAATCATCAACGTCTCGAGTGGAGTCGGACGGTTGACCGGCATGGGTCCGGCAGTTCCAGCCTATGGCATTTCCAAAACGGCACTCAACGGCGTAACCGGCAAATTCGCGGCAGCGCTCAAGAGCTCGGGCATAGCGGTAAATTCCGTCGATCCAGGGTGGGTACGAACTGAGATGGGCGGGAGCGAAGCGCCCCGCTCAGTCGAACAGGGGGCGGATACCATCGTTTGGCTGGCTACCCAGGCGCCTCAGTCGATGACCGGCCTGTTCCTCCGTGATCGTAAACCGATCCCGTGGTAA